The Bartonella sp. HY328 genome contains the following window.
TCTACCTGATGGTTCAGTTAATGCGCGCTATGGTGAAGATATAACATTTTTGTTTCATGCCTTGGCGATGCATAATACAAAAGCCGTTGATATTTTGTTACAAGCCGGTGCTGACCCATATATGGTTGCACGTTCAAACCGAAGAAGCAGATTAAATTTACCATATTATCTGGGCTTTCCTGGAAGTGATGATCTTTCAGATGAAGGCTATGAATATATGGCAGAATTAATCCGTATCTATCTTAAAAATGGTGGGGACCCCAATTATCGTTTTGCCGATAAGGGGCAAAGTTTAATTTGGCATGTAACCCTTATAGGAAATTATAAAGGTACACGTATGTTACTTGATGCAGGGGCTGATCCATTGGTAATGGATGCCAATGGCATGGCTGCGGTTCTAACTCTTTCTGGCATTAACAGTCACCCAGAAGCAAGAGAGCTTTTACGTGAAATTATTTGCAAAGGATATTATGACCATGCTGATATGGAATATGTGAAGAAAATCTTACTTTATTTAACTCCCCTAGGGCCTGACGATCCTGAAAAAGAAGCTGTTAACCGTAAATTTGCCATGCGTATTTTGCGTAACCACCATGATTATAAAGATGATATTGCAACACAAGAGCATTTTAATGGCCCTATCCCTTGGAAAGATATTTTAAATGAGGGTGAGGGGGATGTTTGTAATGGCTTTTGATGCGGCATCTATTAAAGCTATTTAATAATAGCCATAAAACTTAAGCATTTATTTATAAGTAATTTTATGAAAAGAGAGTGTTCCTGCTCATACCTTAAAACATGCTGTAAGGCCTGTTTTTGTTTGCTATAATAAGTGTTTTTTGTCTATTTGTTGAAGTTAAGGTTAGCATTGCCACGCATTATTTGGCGCTGAAAGATGTTTTACATTTTCCAATAATTGTAAATATAAGCCACTTTTTACAAAAAATTTAAAGGAAAAATTGTTAAGAGCACGTCAATTGGTTTTAAGAAACGGTAACGTGCTCTAAGTTATTTTTTCGGCCATATTGGATCACTATAAAAGTAAATTAGACCTTTTTAAAAAGCTTAGCTATCTATTTCATGGCTTGAATAGTCAGGATAACGAGCGCCTTGGGCAGGGGGCAGAATTGCGCTAATCTCTTGCCAGATGGTTGCGTCAAGTTGAATATCCAAGGCGTGTAAATTTTCATTAAGCCGTTCTGGTTTGGTGGTGCCGAAAATTGGTACAATGTGGTCGCCTTGGGCTAAAACCCAAGCAAGTGCCAATTGCGCCGGTGTAATGCCTAGCTTAATTGCATATTCTTTAAGTTTTTCAACCACAAGTAAGTTTTTGTTAAAATTTTCCCCTTGGAAACGGGGAGAATGTTTACGATAGTCATTATCCGTAAAGTCAGCTGGTGTTTTAATACTGCCCGTTAGAAAACCACGTCCTAAGGGCGCATAAGGCACGATACCAATACCAAGTTCTTTACACGTATCCATAACCCCATTGGTTTCAATATCGCGCGTCCAAAGCGAATATTCGCTTTGCAGTGCGGTTAATGGGTGGACTTTATGGGCGCGGCGAAGCGTGGCTGCTGATACTTCAGAAAGGCCGATATGGCGGACCTTTCCCTCATCGACTAAGTCTTTCATTGCGCCGACAGTGTCTTCAATAGGAACATCACGATCAAGGCGGTGCATATAATATAAATCAATATAATCGGTTTTTAGGCGTTTTAGTGATGCTTCGCAGGCCGATTTTACATAATTAGGGCTGCCATTCACGGTCTTATTGCCATTATTATTATCAAGCCCTCTAACAAGACCGAACTTGGTGGCAATGATTAGCTTGTCGCGTTTCCTGCCTATCGCTTCAGCCACCAACTCCTCATTGGTATAGGGGCCATAAACATCGGCAGTATCAAAAAAATTGATGCCCTTTTCTATGGCGCTATGAATAGTGTTGATAGCTTGTTGGCGATCTACAACGCCATAGGCCCAAGTCAGCCCCATGCAACCAAGCCCCAAGGCACTTACTTGCAAGGCGGTATTAATTTCAGCTTTTGAATTACCAAGATCTCTCTTTTGCATGATTTTTCTTCCATTCGTTACGCTCAGTGCTTCTTGTGAAGCACCGGAAGATCAGGATTTTGCAAGTTGTCTAAAGCGGCTTTCCAAATCTGTATTGGTTGTGCCTTGTTCTATTTCTTGCTCAATGGTTTGGTAAGCGATGATTTTTTTATCAAGCGATTGAAGATTTTCTTGCAACTGTTTGATATCTTGCGCAACTTTTTTGCGGTGCTGTTCTAATGTTTGCCGTCGTTCGGTAATGCTTGCATCACCTTTATCGCGTAAAGTCGCATATTCAAGCATTTGTGCTAGCGGCATACCTGTTGCTTTTAAATTTTTTAAAAAACAAACCCAAGTTAAAATGGCCTTATCATAGTCACGCTGACCACCGCCATCACGGTCTGCATAGGGTAATAGCCCAATGCGTTCATAATAGCGGATAGTATGACAGGAAAGACCACTGCGTTGTGCAAGTTCACCGATTTTCATTGCATATCCTTTCAACGCATATAGATTTACGGCTTAGAGTATACTCTAAGTCAAGCGTAAAATAAAAAAATTACATATTTATTTTAATGCTGTTTTTAAGTGAAAAGTGATGGTTAGTTATCAATAATCGTTCAAAAACGATCACTTGACATCATTCAATGTGGGTAGCTGAGTTGATATAATTGAGTATTTTTTAATTGGAGTAATATAAGTTTGCTTTAGTCTAGACCTTAAAATGCGCTGCCCACTGGTGGTAAAAAGCTTATAGGCAAAGGCTTCTAACGGCCAATTCATTGAAGCGTTTATAATACCTTCATCATCTCCCCTTTTGGCAGACTTTAAATAAACGGTTTCAATAAGATCGCTCATAAACAAAAATAGCCTTTAATCGCGGCACGGCTAGCAATTGTTTATATAACACCAGACACTATAAATTTTGCCATCGATTATCTTTCCCATCGCCGTTCTAACGCCGACTATAGCTCCTGACGAAAGTCACATCAGGAGCGAAAATTAAAATTTTATCAGTTTTTATCTAAGTTACGAATGATTTTCAAACCTTGTTCAACCTTATGTAGTTCATCTAAAACACTTTTTACACTTTTCTCAATCAAGTTATTACC
Protein-coding sequences here:
- a CDS encoding aldo/keto reductase — encoded protein: MQKRDLGNSKAEINTALQVSALGLGCMGLTWAYGVVDRQQAINTIHSAIEKGINFFDTADVYGPYTNEELVAEAIGRKRDKLIIATKFGLVRGLDNNNGNKTVNGSPNYVKSACEASLKRLKTDYIDLYYMHRLDRDVPIEDTVGAMKDLVDEGKVRHIGLSEVSAATLRRAHKVHPLTALQSEYSLWTRDIETNGVMDTCKELGIGIVPYAPLGRGFLTGSIKTPADFTDNDYRKHSPRFQGENFNKNLLVVEKLKEYAIKLGITPAQLALAWVLAQGDHIVPIFGTTKPERLNENLHALDIQLDATIWQEISAILPPAQGARYPDYSSHEIDS
- a CDS encoding MerR family transcriptional regulator; translated protein: MKIGELAQRSGLSCHTIRYYERIGLLPYADRDGGGQRDYDKAILTWVCFLKNLKATGMPLAQMLEYATLRDKGDASITERRQTLEQHRKKVAQDIKQLQENLQSLDKKIIAYQTIEQEIEQGTTNTDLESRFRQLAKS